Proteins encoded within one genomic window of Rhinolophus sinicus isolate RSC01 linkage group LG05, ASM3656204v1, whole genome shotgun sequence:
- the KCNK16 gene encoding potassium channel subfamily K member 16, whose amino-acid sequence MPHTGLCSCWGGRVLPLLLAYVCYLLLGATVFQLLEKQAEAQSRDQFQFEKLRFLENYTCLDQRALEQFVQVIMEAWVKGVNPKGNSTNPSNWDFGSSFFFAGTVVTTIGYGNLAPSTQAGQVFCVFYALVGIPLNVVFLNHLGTGLRGHLTTLERWEDQARRSQLFQILGLALFLILGTLVILVFPPMVFSHVEGWSFGEGFYFAFITLSTIGFGDYVVGTDPSKHYISVYRSLAAIWILLGLAWLALVLPLAPLLLHRCSQLWLLSRSLSLKEGGAPKTDGLSRPQKIPISA is encoded by the exons ATGCCCCACACTGGGCTCTGCAGCTGCTGGGGGGGCCGGGTGCTGCCGCTACTGCTGGCTTATGTCTGCTACCTGCTGCTCGGCGCCACCGTCTTCCAGCTGCTGGAGAAGCAGGCGGAGGCTCAGTCCAGGGACCAGTTTCAGTTTGAGAAGCTGCGCTTCCTGGAGAACTACACCTGCCTGGACCAGCGGGCGCTGGAGCAGTTTGTGCAG GTCATCATGGAAGCCTGGGTGAAGGGCGTGAACCCCAAAGGCAACTCCACCAACCCCAGCAACTGGGACTTCGGCAGCAGTTTCTTCTTTGCAGGCACAGTCGTCACCACCATAG GATATGGGAACCTGGCACCCAGCACCCAGGCAGGCCAGGTCTTCTGTGTCTTCTATGCCCTTGTGGGCATCCCGCTCAACGTGGTCTTCCTCAAtcacctgggcacagggctgcgTGGCCACCTGACTACcctggagaggtgggaggaccAGGCCAGGCGCTCCCAG ctatTTCAGATCCTGGGCCTGGCTCTTTTCCTGATCCTGGGGACGCTGGTCATTCTCGTCTTCCCGCCCATGGTCTTCAGCCACGTGGAGGGCTGGAGCTTCGGCGAGGGTTTCTACTTTGCCTTCATCACTCTCAGCACCATCGGCTTCGGGGACTATGTGGTTG GCACGGACCCCAGCAAGCATTACATCTCAGTGTACCGAAGCCTGGCGGCCATCTGGATCCTGCTGGGCCTGGCATGGCTGGCACTAGTTCTCCCATTAGCCCCACTGCTTCTGCATAGATGCTCCCAGCTCTGGCTCCTCAGCAGGAGCCTTAGTCTCAAGGAAGGCGGAGCCCCCAAGACCGATGGGCTCTCCAGACCTCAGAAGATCCCCATCTCTGCATGA